AGGGGCCAGAAAGGGCGCTGGGTGGGGtctggagggggcagggtgagAACCTACAGGAcggagggggcaggagaggggcagTAGAGGGAACCATGGACAGGAAGAAGCCACCTTCCACGTCAGCAAGGAGGAATGTGGAGGGGGTGGGACAGGCCAAGGAACTGTGAGGGGTGCAGAGGCTAAGTGCCAGACAGCAGAGggagccagcctcagcctcagccccaagGGAGGCAGCCCAGAAACCTCCCCTGGCCATCTACCTGCCCCCGCACGATGGAGAGCCAGCTCCCAGGCCTGTAGGGCTCACACTCCTGCAGCCTGAGACATAGCACTGGCTCCTGAAGACCCTGGACAGCTGGCCCGGCCTGGGGGAGGGAAGGTATACTCAACATCAGGCTGGCCAGACTGGGCCAGCGAGTGTGGCTGCCAGGACCCTGGcttcagggctgggcagggccaggctgggccagCGCCAGACTAACTTCGACCCTGTCCCTGTGCCAGGCCCGGCGGGGGCAAACAACACTTCCTTTCTCTGCTCCTGCCTCCtactggggaggggagggccccAAGCTGCCCTGCCTGCCTTCAGCCAGCCTGTGTCCTCCTGGGGGCTTCAGGGGAGGCCCAGGACTAGCCTTCATGCGGTAGGAGTAGGCAGTGTGGTAGGAGTAAGTGAGCAGTGCCTAGACCAGAACAAAGTGGCCAAGAGCTGGAGGAGATGTCCACTCGGCTGCCAGCCTGGGCAGGCTCACAGTGCATGAGTGGCTGTCACTGGAAGAGGCTGGGCCACATCCCTAACAAAGTAGGGGGAAGTGGGTGTCTCCTTCCGGAAGAGGCCGTCCCAGAGCAGCAGGCCTCCCTCACCCAAAGGTGGCGCAGAGGGAGGGACACATACCTGTCTCAGTTATGCCAGGAATGTGGCTTCCCAGGTCAGGACTGGAGGAGGTGCCCTTCTaggggctggaggctggggaaGGGGCCCAACTAACAGAGCCAGGAAGACCCTCTAGGTCCTAAGAAACTGAGGAAGGCAGGTCCTCGCAGGGACCTGGTGTGCTGACAGCAGCAGGTGCCCCTTTAGTGCCTAAGCAGGGACGAGGAAGCGGTGGGCCAAGGACAGCACCCCAGCAGGCAGGCCAGGGAGGATGCATCCCTCCACCTTGGCCGCTCTGGGCCTTGCAGGGAGTGAGGTATGCTAGAGACAAGGTGCGACCTGGTGGTCTTGGGGTGACCTTCACAGACTTCAACCTGGGCCCTGAAGAGCCCCTGGGAGCACAATGAGGTCAGAGTCAGACAGGAAAGGGTCAGCTTATATCAAGCCCTGTTCCCCTCACTATGGTGAGGCCTGAGTTCCTGGAGAGCCTGGGGTGAAGTCCTAGGTGGGATCTGAGGTCCTCAATCTCCTACAGAACAGGAAGTGACCCGAGGCCCCTCCTTCCACCCACCCAGCCTGAGGAACACAGGCACAAAGTTGTCCCTTCCCAAGCCTGACCCCAGCTCCCGGGGAACTTGTCCCTCAGGCTTTGGGGCACTCAGGGGGTCACCCACATCTTACCCCAGGCTCTGTTATGCCCCTGTGATGTATCAACCCTGTCCAAGCGCCCAGCTCACCCACCTCAGCACCCTGGTCTGCTTCCAAAGCAGAGATCCATGTGGCTTAGTTCAAAACTCCAGCACCTTCCAGTGGGGCCCAAGATCAAGCTTGTCATTctgggctcctcccctccctggcccctcccaagccttttcctttctcttcatcttcacaaccccccccccaagaccCTCCTCCCTGGACCTACCTCAGGAGGGTCTGGTGGCCTCAGCCCCTCCTGGACGCTCACCCCATTGCTGCACACTGGCCTCTGGGTCCCAGCATCCACCCCAAGCTGGAGCTTGGGTCCTAGGCAGGCCCAAGGGTTGGCTGCCGTAGCAGTCAGCACAGTCGGTCAGTCTTGGCCGGGGGGCTCTCCCTGTGTACCTTCTTGTACAGCTGCCCCTCTGCCCAGCCTGGTGTGTTCAGAGATGGGGCTGGCGTGGCAATCTGGTGGAAAGGCCAGGCTGAGACTCCTCGGCTGAGCCAGTGTTGGGATGGGATGAGGGACACACAACACTATTGCCTGGCTTCCTTGTGTAATGCTGTGGCCAGGGACCCTGAGGCAGCCCCAGAAGCAGCTGACCAATCAGGACAAGACGCGATGGGACTCCCACCCCACTCCAGCCTGCCCTCCACCCCACACAGTCCTCCCCAGGCCAGATGAGTCCACCACCCAGGACCCCACAAAAACCAAGCAGCATCACAGCACTAAGTTAGATAGAAGGTGGGACTTCACTACAGACCAACAGAGCAAATCAGAGGAACAGGGTCACCCTTCCCAGGACAGGAAGTCACAGACCCCTCCTACTCCCCTGGGGAGGAAGCATTCTCTCACAGTCCCCCCCTCCCCGGGCATATATTCCAAGGCAGCCATGAGGGGATGGACAGGATGTGGGGACAGCGGCAACTCTTAAATTCTCCCTGCCACGTTCCCTAGCCAAGGATCTCAAACCCCAGCTGGGACTATCCTGGGGATAGCAGACAAGAACAAGTTCTTCACTTTGATAATGGAGTACCACACACCCTCAAACCCACAGAAATAACAGGCCTTGGAACACACAAGGGGGCAGCCCCCCAACCCATACTTCCCATCCACTGGGGTTTGCTCAACATCTGGGCCGCGTCTAGACAGATGTTTGGGCCTCTGTAGGAACATGAACAGCTGGTGTTCATTCACCTGGTCCCAGCCTTTCCCCTAGAAAAGGACCCTCCAGGAGATGCAGtgccagggtgggggaggggaggataagAGGAGGAGGCCCTGTGCAGGGCTGGGGACTTGCCTGGCTCTAAGACAAACGATGGTGGCATTGTGGGGGCTTGGGGGGAGAGAGCACTGCAAATGTCAGAGACTGGAGTTGACCTTGAGATGGCAGGCACAGCCAGGGAGCTAGGAAGGAGGTCAGACCATGAGACACAGAGTGCTCCAGCTACAACACACTCCCTCTGCCTTTACACACCTTCCACACAGTGCTCTACCTCCTCCAGGTTCCGCAGGGTGATGCGCATGAGGCTGGAGTTGAGCATCAGCTCGTTCTTGTGCGCTGGCCACAGGTATGGGGGCGCAGGGTTCACAAAGAAGATCCTCGTGTCCCCTGTGGACACCTGGTTGTCACAAATGAGGGGGTCTCCGAAGCCACCAATCACCACCTTGTTGCTGCCGTCCAGCAGGCTCTCCTGAATCACCACATCTTTGCCCTTCAAGTACCGCCAGACCCGAACCTGGAGTGGATGGGGGGCAGGAGTGATAGGTATCAGTGATCCTCTTTCCACTGGGAAGAGGGGACCACAGAGTCCAGAGGCAAACACCATCCTGGATGCCTGGACCTTTTCCTCCCTTTCCACCTCTGCTGCTCAGGCCAGATGTTCAGGGCAGACCTGGGAAGAGATATAAGGAGACCTTGGGTCAGCCCCCCAGGAGGATGCAGGGAAGCACACACAGGATGGATGCCACTGCCCACACGCGCATTGTACAGGAAGCTACAAGGTCTGTGAATATACTCCCTCTCCCAGGAAACAGCTCCCCACCCCAAGGTCTAACTGACCTCAACCACCCTGATTCCAATAATGTCTATGTCAGCTCAAGTTGCACATAGGAAGGGGACCTACTGGGCCTGGGTTGCTTGCCTTCCATGCCCAACTCTCCCCATCTGCTCTCGCACTACTCCAGGCCATCCTGAGTAGAGCCAGGAGCAACTAACATGGACGGTAGAATTTCAGGGCAACAGCCTCTGAGCTTAGGGCTCTGAGCCAACTGGGTTCCTTGCAGCCCTGTGGGTGGGctaaaacaccccccccccaggaggtAAAAGACCACTCCTCCTGCCAGGCTCCTACAGTGAGTGTAGTCAAGGGAGCCTATGAACCACAAAATCAAGTTTGGGCAGCACAAGGCAGCCCCACCCTCCACAAGCTGCTCTTGGGGCCCTGAGGGTACCTGCTCTAACAAACTATGCCCTGGGATGCCCAGAgcctggggagcagggagggtCTCAGGAGCTGCAGCTGAACAACGTTGCCATCAAAGAAACAGGTCCACAGGATATGCACCCAGGGGACTTGAGCCCAGCACTCCCTGAGAAGAGGCCCCTTTCTTCAGGAGCTCTGGGGGGCCGGGGCTTCTGGAATGGGGGAATGAAAGACAATGGTGGCCAGTCCACCTTCCTACCTCCCCCTTGCTGGGAGCCTGGGGTCTGCAGCATCTGCAAGGAACCCCTCCATCCTCTAGTGGCCTGGGTGGATCCTTGTACAGCAGCCCTCTCCCTCCGACCTCCAGACACACAGTAGGCTCCAGAAGGACGGTAACCAGCAGGGGGAGGGCTGGGCAGCTTACatcgcctccccccaccccagccacacCCAAGAGCAGCAGGGAGGAAGTCGGGAAAATCCTGCAGGGACCTGGCAAAGTGCCCCGAGGTGAAGGGGAGGGGGCCCAGCGGGGGATCCCAGCTGTAGCCCTCACAGGCCTATATGAAAGAAGCTGCCGCCCCTCCCCATCTCCAAGGAAGAGGAATGATCCGATTTCTGGCCCGGGAGATAGTTTTAGGGGTAGATGAGGGGGACAGGCCTGGGTGCCCTGAGCTCACCCTAGGAACGGATTGTGGTTTAAAACCGTCTTACCTATCCCAGGGGGCTGCCGGGTCACACTGAAGGAAAACCGGCAAgcgcccccaccccttccccaggcAGAGGAAAATGCAGTTCTCCCAGGAGCGGATGGGGTACCTGCCCCTGCCCGCCCCCTCCCTTACACGCACTCTTGAGGCTCAGCAACGGTCCCGCCCACTTCTGCTCCTGCCCCCACAACCAGGCACTGCAGCACCCCCCACCAGGATCCCTGGGGTTGGGAAATTAGATGTGAACCCTCCTCTCTTGACCACCCCTCTCGCCCGGAAAAGGCCTCTGGGAGGGGGCGACAGCACTGGCCACAGGCGAAACCCCCACCTCCATTCCAAGCAGAAAGCGTCACCTCCCCTcgtccctttttccttttctttggctgGTGGGCAGGGTGTGTGGTAGCCATACACTCTCCCTGGGGGGCAGCGCAGTTGTTTCTAATAGGGATTGGGCttggggcggagaagcagatgtgaTCGGGTCCCCCAGGCCTGGGGACCGCCAGGTGGGACTGCAGCGGCACCGCAGGAACTTTCCCTCCGGCGCTCGCGAGTTTTCCGGGACCCGGCGCCCCACCCGGGGGCTCGGCGGTCGCCAAGGGAGCGGGAGCAGGAGCTGCGGAGTGTCTGGGGCTCGTTCCCACGGTCTGGGGCGGGGGTCTCTGCGGGGCGGCGGGCATCGCGAAGGGAGGGCCTACAGGTTAGGGGCCAGGATTGCGGGGGAAGGGGCGCCCAGCAAGGATTCCAGGAGGGTTCGCAGGGGGCCTCAAGGCTCTGAGGGTCCCGGCGGGGGCCCACCTTGCACGAGTACGTGTGCTGCACTGGGTCCACGTTGAGGATCTCCTCCACTGTGCCCGTGAGCACCACGTTCGCCTCCTCCTCCCGCCGCTCCAGCGCGCGCTCCGGGCACGTCCCGTCTGCGCCGGGCAGGGCTCGCGCGGCCACCACAAGGACCAGCAGTAGTGGCTGCAGCGGGACCGGGCTGGACAGCCGCAGACTGGCCATGGCGCGGGCCGAAGACTGCAGAAGGCGGCCGGAGCAAGCGCGTGGGCCGGGCCGCGCCGGGGACCGGACTGGACAGGACGGGACGCAGCTCCCTGGAGGCAGTGGGAAAGCTGGCGGCGCggaggcggggcgggggcggcacCTGGGGCAGCACCGCCCCCTTTCCGACACCGCCCCCCCCCGCCGGTACCGCCCCCGGCCCGCCCGGCTCCCGGCGACCTGCGCCGGCCCCGCGAACAAAGCGCCGGGACAGCGGCGCCGGGCGGAGGccaggctggagggagggggccGGACGGGTCGGGTCGAGATGGGTGGTGGCACTGGCAGGGCGGAGGGCGGCCCGGCCTAGGGGGCGGGGCGGCCTGGGTGCTCTCTTTGCTGCGGAGGCCCCCACGGACGCCCCTCCCCCGCCGGCATAGACATCTCCGCCCCCAGGAAATGCGGCTGAAATCGGGTTAATGCATAATCTGGAGGCGACGTGACGGGACTTCCAAGGGGCTGCAGGCTACACCGGGGTCGAAGCGGCGAGCGCTCCCCGGCCGCGGGAAGGGGCTGCCCGATCCCGGGACTCCGCCGCCTCTCGAGCGCTACAGAACTGCACTCCTCCCTCTGCGGGAGGAACGTGATTGGGGACCCCAGCCTCTAGCTCGAACTGGGGACGGGAGCTCCGCGGGACCGGGATGCCCAGCGGGTCCCTGAAAAGAGGCAGCTCCTGCAGGCCGCGCCCCCAGCTAGCTAGAACCAATGCGGACAAGGGGCTGCGGCGATTGGTCAGAACAGAGCGCAGACCCGCCCACCCCCAGTTCCCCGGGCAGCTCGGGCCTCACTGCAGGGTGGAGGGCTCCCCCTGCCGTCTAACTGCGGCAATCTCGGGTCAGCCGGGGGTGGCGGACGCTCAGCCACGCCCCCTTCCAGCACCCAGAAGCGCGCCTGGGCAGCCTGGCTAAGTACAGGTATATATATGGATAAACAGCAATTCAGCGCAAACAAATTAAGAGACTGGTCAAGCTGAAGatagaggggaaagggaggggacccCTTCTGTTCCTTCAGAGCTGGGTCTGAGGTGCACCCTAAACCAGTCACAGAGCTCGGAGCCAGAAGCTATTAATGCGGAGCAATATAGAGGCCTCTCTGGAGGACCCTACTTCTCCCAGACTGGTGAGGAGGTTCCGGAAAGGAGGGTGGCATCAAGGGTGTATGCTTACACTTGCTGAGTTGCAGTAAGATAAAGGGGTGAGAGTGAGGTCCAGGAAATGAGGCTGGAACCACGTATCTGTCATAGGCAAGGCAGACCCAGGACACCCACCCTCAGCCCAAATACAGACTCCCACAGACCAGAAAGGAGGCTTCTGGGTTTCTATTCAAATAAATCCCCATGAAGAGTCTGCAAGCTGCGGTCTGAGTGTCCCCAGAATCATGCACTTTTGGCCCAGAGAGATGTCTGTTCTGTCCACCCCCATCTCGCCTGTGTCCAAGGCTGACTCAGCCTGGTTCGCGTGGGCTCATTTGGGAAGCGGGGACAGGCGGAAGCATCTGGTGTGGAAGCACAGTAGCTTGTGCCAAGCTAGGTGCTCCCCACAAGTTCTTCCACACAGACAGCAGGAACCCCTCATTCCATGGCCCCTCCCCTCATGGCCATGGTCTCTCCATTAAGTGAAACCCTGAAGGCAAATGTGTTTGTTTTGGACAGTCACCACTCAGCAGCTCACCGGTAGTGATGATGTGTGTGTTCAGGCCTTGTTCTGACCCCTCCCCAGACCAAAGCAGGCTGGTGGGTCCTGAAGATCAGAGAGTCCCTCAGCCCCCAACCCCAACCCACTCAGGAAGATCCTAGGACTCCCTCCCTCACCACTTTCAGGGAGACATTATCTTGTAGCCTTTGGGACCTGACCTGGCCTTCCCTCCCCTGTGCTGTCTGCTGATCCAGATGTTGGGTGAAGACCAACTGTGCAGGGGCTGATTATGCTCAACCTAGAGGCAGAGATGGGCTCCAGCAatgcctctttttctttctctagaaatTAATTTCCCAGGGGCGTGGGGACACATCTTCAATTTCTGCGCGGGGGTGTTGTGTCACGATTTTGATCCCACTAACTTGGCAACCCCAGCCTGCTACTACCTAGGGACCTGGGTCCCTTGCCCTACTTCCTCCTTCAATCCTCCCTCAAGTTTTTCAGCAGGGGTGCTAGGGGAGGCTGAAGGAGGCAAGGGtgctggggaagggggaagggcagaagcAGAGGCAGCCAGTTAGCTTTGCATCAACTTTTATTATGGGGCCTCAGTCAGGGACTCGCCAGCCctgtctcaccccccccccccgaaggcgCAAATTCATCTGCACGGTGCACTGGGGCCCGAGGTTGTACTCTCCCAGATACTGCTGGTCCTCCATGGGCCTCCCCTCGAAACTCAGCCAGAACAGGTCAGCCTGTATGCCCTCCTGCTGGGAAACCTGCATCTTCAGTTTCTCTACCTTCTGTATGAGCTGGACCTGGTAGGCCCTGGTGCGACCCTTGTCATTCCTCACTAGGATGCTGAGGGGGTCGTTGCAGCTCTGCACCAGCAGCAGAACCATGCTGCCGGCGTGCAGGCCCTGGTTTTGGAGAGAAACCCCTTCCTGCAGCAACACACCATCTGCGAGGTTGACCAGGCGCTGCTGGAAGGCAGGCACGTTGATCTTCTGGGCGATCAGCTGCTTCAGGTCTGATACCAGCATGGAGTCCCTCAGAGGCACTTGGAACTCTTCACCCGCCAGCATCTTCACCTTCAGTTCTCCACCCTGTGGGCATCACACAGAGCTCAGACACCCAGCACCAGTCCTAGGGCTACTACATACATGGCATTGGCCACAGAGCAAGCTCCTAGAGTTCCAGATGCTGCTTCTTCTTCTGGGTCCTCTCCATCAGGAGAGGGACCCCAAGTGCAGGAGACTCGCAAGGTGGCATTTCTAAAGAAATGGCCAACCACCCACTCCCATCACTTGGCCTCCCTTCACCAGCTAAGTGTCTCCCAAGGGATCTCAGAATCAGCCACTGTGTAGAACCTGCATTCTAATACCTAGACCCTGGTGTTAGGAGTCCAGTTCCTTCTAACAGGCAGGAGAGGGAGATAAAAATGAGCCTAGACCACCTGTCCCACTTGTCAACCCGCCTCACCATGGCTGTGGGTTCTGATGCCAGGTCCTCCACAGGCTGTGACGACGAGCTTGCTGCCTCTCAGCTCCAGCTTCTTGGGCACCCTGGTGGCTCAGCCCTTTTCAGAGTTTGAGCTGCACACGTCAGGGGGCGTGTCTGGGAGCCAGCCTTACCAGCCTCAGAATTCAGCTTCAGTTTCAGTTTTCATTTCCCAAAGGCTAGGCTCCAAGCCAGTgggagaaacaaaacagaatgtcAATAAGGCTAGACTCAGGGACACAGGACAGCATTTCCCCTCCCTAGGAATGTGCATTCAGAAACTCCCTAAATGACCAGGTCCTTTACAGGATACACAAAAGTCATAGTAATGTGAAGTAATGATTGGAAAGTTTCACTTTTCATTTACCGACTTGTAAAATTAGAAAACTTGGAAGATCTAGTCATGGTCAATTGAGAAATAATGCAGTAAGGTACATTTGACACATAGCAGTCTGTAGCTATGTGATGTGCCCCCACGTACATGCCTCTGTGACGCTGCCCACAAACCACATGGGCTTATTggcttcttcttccctctgtctgactctaagTTTGGAGAATCACTTAAAGCTTCTTGCCTGTTCA
The Saccopteryx bilineata isolate mSacBil1 chromosome 3, mSacBil1_pri_phased_curated, whole genome shotgun sequence DNA segment above includes these coding regions:
- the ISG15 gene encoding ubiquitin-like protein ISG15, yielding MGGELKVKMLAGEEFQVPLRDSMLVSDLKQLIAQKINVPAFQQRLVNLADGVLLQEGVSLQNQGLHAGSMVLLLVQSCNDPLSILVRNDKGRTRAYQVQLIQKVEKLKMQVSQQEGIQADLFWLSFEGRPMEDQQYLGEYNLGPQCTVQMNLRLRGGGVRQGWRVPD